The following proteins come from a genomic window of Polaribacter dokdonensis:
- the pepE gene encoding dipeptidase PepE yields MKKMIIASTSTIYGGKYLEYLLPTLKSFFKEAKTILFIPYARPSGITYDTYTAIAQEAFGSIGIDVKGIHEFKNAKEAIKNAEGIFTGGGNTFELVNQLYKNDVLETLKEVLEQGTPYLGTSAGSNICGVNMKNTNDMPIVYPPSFKTLGCISFNINAHYLDPIEGNTHMGETRETRIKEFHAFNETPVLGLREGSWLEVNANNISLKGNYTARLFEKDKKPVELELGKIAII; encoded by the coding sequence AATGATCATTGCAAGTACATCTACAATTTATGGAGGCAAGTACCTTGAGTATTTATTACCAACCTTAAAATCATTTTTTAAGGAAGCAAAAACAATTTTATTTATACCTTATGCAAGACCAAGTGGAATAACCTATGATACTTATACAGCTATAGCACAAGAAGCATTTGGCTCTATTGGAATTGATGTAAAAGGAATTCATGAATTTAAAAATGCCAAAGAAGCAATAAAAAATGCTGAAGGTATTTTTACTGGTGGAGGAAATACTTTTGAATTGGTAAATCAATTATATAAAAATGATGTACTAGAAACTTTAAAAGAAGTTTTAGAACAAGGTACACCTTATTTGGGTACAAGTGCTGGTAGTAATATTTGTGGAGTAAACATGAAAAACACTAATGATATGCCAATTGTTTATCCACCAAGTTTTAAAACATTGGGTTGTATTTCTTTTAATATCAATGCTCATTATTTAGATCCTATTGAAGGAAATACACATATGGGTGAAACTCGAGAAACTAGAATTAAAGAATTTCACGCTTTTAATGAAACTCCAGTTTTAGGTTTAAGAGAAGGTAGTTGGCTAGAGGTGAATGCTAATAATATTTCGTTAAAAGGTAATTATACTGCAAGATTATTTGAAAAGGACAAAAAGCCAGTTGAATTAGAACTTGGTAAAATTGCTATTATTTAA
- the ribB gene encoding 3,4-dihydroxy-2-butanone-4-phosphate synthase, producing the protein MTTKPANQTQLNTIEEAINDIRNGKVIIVVDDENRENEGDFLAAAEKVTPEMVNFMATHGRGLICTPLTEKRCKELELGMMVNNNTDPMETAFTVSVDLRGKGVTTGISASDRALTINALIDKDTKPFDLARPGHIFPLKAKEGGVLRRTGHTEAAIDFARLAGLQPAGVIVEIMNEDGTMARLPQLLKVAEKFDIKIVSIEDLVAYRMEHDSLIEKKEDFEIETRFGKFRLRAYQQTTNNQVHIALTKGSWTNEDGVLTRINSTLVNNDILGTLTNNADKKLDQMFQVVNDEGKGAILFINQQNQSKNLLSRLNILKENQKKGELKAPAIAMDQRDFGIGAQILHDLNISKLKLLTNNQQAKRVGMIGYGLEIVDYVTY; encoded by the coding sequence ATGACAACAAAACCAGCAAATCAAACGCAGTTAAATACTATTGAAGAAGCAATAAATGATATCAGAAATGGTAAAGTTATTATTGTTGTTGATGATGAGAATAGAGAAAATGAAGGTGACTTTTTAGCAGCTGCAGAAAAAGTAACTCCAGAAATGGTAAACTTTATGGCTACTCATGGTAGAGGGTTAATTTGTACACCATTAACAGAAAAGCGTTGTAAAGAGCTTGAGTTAGGAATGATGGTGAATAACAACACAGATCCTATGGAAACTGCATTTACAGTTTCTGTAGATTTAAGAGGAAAAGGTGTTACAACAGGTATTTCTGCTTCAGATAGAGCTTTAACCATAAATGCTTTAATAGACAAAGACACTAAACCTTTCGATTTGGCCAGACCAGGTCATATTTTTCCTTTAAAAGCAAAAGAAGGTGGAGTTTTAAGAAGAACAGGTCATACAGAAGCAGCTATAGATTTTGCAAGATTAGCAGGTTTACAACCAGCAGGAGTTATTGTAGAAATCATGAATGAGGATGGAACAATGGCGCGTTTACCACAACTTTTAAAGGTTGCTGAAAAGTTTGATATTAAGATAGTTTCTATTGAAGATTTAGTAGCCTATAGAATGGAACACGATTCTTTAATAGAGAAAAAAGAAGATTTTGAAATTGAAACACGTTTTGGTAAATTTCGTTTAAGAGCCTACCAACAAACAACTAATAATCAAGTACATATTGCTTTAACAAAAGGTTCTTGGACTAATGAAGATGGAGTTCTAACAAGAATAAATTCAACATTGGTAAACAATGATATTCTAGGAACATTGACAAATAATGCAGATAAAAAATTAGACCAAATGTTTCAGGTTGTAAATGATGAAGGTAAAGGAGCCATTCTTTTTATCAATCAACAAAATCAATCTAAAAACTTATTAAGCAGATTAAATATTCTGAAGGAAAATCAGAAAAAAGGAGAGCTTAAAGCACCTGCAATTGCTATGGATCAAAGAGATTTTGGTATTGGAGCTCAAATTTTGCACGATTTAAATATCAGCAAATTAAAACTATTAACTAACAATCAACAAGCGAAAAGAGTTGGTATGATTGGGTATGGTTTAGAAATTGTAGATTATGTAACGTATTAA
- a CDS encoding LptF/LptG family permease, translated as MKILDKYILKSFLVPFIATFLIVLFVLVMQALWQAFENIAGKGISVIFILKFLYYTTLMIIPQALPIGVLLSSIMALGNLGENYEFAAAKSAGVSLQRLVRPIGILAIALSGLNFLFLNNVFPYANQKQRNLYLNIKKKKPALALVPGSFNADIPGYQIKFDEKYGEEENLLKKVLIYDLTSNRGNQKVITAESGKIVTEEGSRYMTFILYNGNYYEEHVKTARTTLKRKKMAASSATFKEYEFNIDIGDTLDEGQLDSINSATLPMMLTLEEIKDTIPKLKINYDEVLELRAKNIYISTYAKDLYKYPDSLVNKSLDSITIDNFELQEKITILNSALTKSTRVVSTLNNNLDSIKWNRKMVNFYDTEYYNRVAFSLSCVILFFIGAPLGSIIRKGGFGLPMILAIAVYVLYFFTNTFGKNLAEESSISSMLGSWISAILMIPFAILLTNRATKDKGIFNLNSFLQPVTNFFKKILPKKGN; from the coding sequence ATGAAGATTTTAGATAAATACATCTTAAAGAGCTTTCTAGTTCCATTTATAGCTACCTTTCTTATAGTACTTTTTGTACTGGTAATGCAAGCTTTATGGCAAGCCTTCGAAAACATTGCTGGTAAAGGGATTAGTGTTATTTTTATCCTTAAATTTTTATACTACACAACTTTAATGATAATACCACAAGCACTACCAATTGGTGTGCTATTATCATCTATAATGGCTTTAGGTAATCTTGGTGAAAACTATGAGTTTGCAGCAGCAAAATCAGCAGGAGTTTCTTTACAAAGATTAGTAAGACCTATTGGAATTTTAGCAATCGCTTTAAGTGGTCTAAACTTTCTTTTTTTAAACAATGTTTTTCCCTATGCCAATCAAAAACAGCGAAATCTATATTTAAACATTAAAAAGAAAAAACCAGCTTTAGCATTAGTACCTGGAAGTTTTAATGCAGATATTCCTGGTTATCAAATAAAATTTGATGAAAAATATGGAGAAGAAGAAAATCTTCTTAAGAAAGTATTAATCTATGATTTAACTAGTAATAGAGGAAATCAAAAGGTTATAACTGCAGAAAGTGGAAAAATAGTTACTGAAGAAGGAAGTAGATACATGACTTTCATTTTATACAATGGTAATTATTATGAAGAACACGTTAAAACTGCAAGAACAACTTTAAAACGTAAAAAAATGGCAGCCTCTAGTGCCACTTTTAAGGAGTATGAGTTTAATATTGATATAGGAGATACTTTAGATGAAGGCCAATTAGACTCTATAAATTCAGCAACATTACCAATGATGCTCACTTTAGAAGAAATTAAAGATACTATACCTAAGTTAAAAATTAATTACGATGAAGTTTTAGAATTAAGAGCTAAAAACATTTATATAAGCACTTATGCTAAAGATTTATATAAATATCCTGATTCTTTAGTAAACAAAAGTTTAGACAGTATTACTATAGATAATTTCGAATTACAAGAAAAAATTACAATATTAAACTCAGCATTAACAAAATCTACTAGAGTTGTAAGTACACTAAATAATAATTTAGATAGTATAAAATGGAATCGAAAAATGGTAAACTTTTATGATACAGAATATTATAATAGAGTTGCCTTTTCTTTATCTTGTGTAATTCTATTTTTTATAGGTGCTCCTTTAGGTTCTATTATAAGAAAAGGAGGATTTGGTTTACCAATGATTTTAGCAATTGCAGTGTATGTATTGTACTTCTTTACAAATACTTTTGGTAAAAATCTAGCAGAAGAAAGTTCAATATCTTCAATGTTAGGTTCTTGGATATCAGCCATTTTAATGATTCCATTTGCAATTTTACTAACAAACAGAGCCACAAAAGATAAGGGAATATTCAATTTGAATTCTTTCTTACAACCAGTAACTAATTTTTTCAAAAAAATACTACCTAAAAAAGGTAATTAG
- a CDS encoding LolA family protein — MRKFVVLFFSLFLTSLTFSQNSLEAKTLLDEVSSKMSAYDNMFIGFSQTLSNEEAGIEEGDEPPIRGEINLKGEKYSLMYLGNRFIYDGKKLYVINNEEKEISTSEGDMDADDGFIYPSKLLSFYKEGYNFEMGKLVNLKGRKIQFVTLNPIDSDSDIIKVELGVDAKTKHIYKLIQTGSNGAKTSFTITSFKSNQPLSDSFFTFDREKYLKQKYTID, encoded by the coding sequence ATGAGAAAATTCGTAGTATTATTTTTTAGCTTGTTTCTAACAAGTTTAACTTTTTCACAAAACTCTTTAGAAGCTAAAACGTTGTTAGATGAAGTTTCTTCAAAAATGTCAGCCTATGACAATATGTTTATAGGTTTTAGTCAGACATTAAGTAATGAAGAAGCAGGTATTGAAGAAGGAGATGAACCACCAATTAGAGGTGAAATTAACTTAAAAGGAGAAAAGTACAGTTTAATGTATCTTGGAAATCGTTTTATTTATGATGGTAAAAAGTTATATGTAATTAATAACGAAGAAAAAGAAATTTCAACTTCAGAAGGAGATATGGATGCAGATGATGGTTTTATTTATCCTTCTAAATTATTAAGTTTTTACAAAGAAGGTTATAATTTTGAGATGGGAAAACTTGTAAATTTGAAAGGAAGAAAAATTCAATTTGTAACTTTAAATCCAATTGATAGTGATTCAGATATCATTAAAGTTGAATTGGGTGTAGATGCAAAAACAAAGCACATTTATAAATTAATTCAGACTGGTTCTAATGGAGCAAAGACAAGTTTTACAATTACTTCATTTAAAAGTAATCAACCACTTTCAGACAGTTTCTTTACGTTTGATAGAGAGAAATATCTAAAACAAAAATACACGATTGATTAA